One window of the Leptospiraceae bacterium genome contains the following:
- the xerD gene encoding site-specific tyrosine recombinase XerD, producing the protein MMLQYDGSNEYQELLLEFKEYLLVEKGLSTNTIESYTMDLKKFFLYLKVNQMSVLSLNWQQGMEVLAYEQKRLSKKSLKRYATTLRQFYRFLWIKKYIQENPFENLELPKVPRTIPTYLTWEEVIRFFEVFDQKNPFELRDRAIFELMYACGLRVSEVVNLKLKDIDFWNSEICVMGKGGQQRIVPLGEKTHQTLKLYFDEARNRITKKTSEFVFLGKKGNRLDRRSVWRSITKYAKRAGLEKKISPHTLRHSFATHLIQNQADIRVVQELLGHKDITATQIYTHITKTSLRNLHKQFHPRG; encoded by the coding sequence ATGATGTTGCAATATGATGGTTCAAACGAATATCAAGAATTGCTCTTAGAATTCAAAGAGTACTTGTTGGTAGAAAAAGGTCTATCCACAAATACGATTGAGTCATACACAATGGATTTGAAGAAATTTTTTTTGTATCTGAAAGTTAATCAAATGTCAGTGTTGAGTTTGAACTGGCAACAAGGAATGGAAGTTTTAGCTTACGAACAAAAGCGGTTATCGAAAAAGAGTCTAAAGCGTTATGCTACAACCCTAAGGCAATTTTATCGTTTTTTGTGGATAAAAAAATACATCCAAGAAAATCCCTTTGAAAACTTAGAGCTTCCGAAAGTTCCAAGAACTATTCCTACTTATTTGACATGGGAAGAAGTGATTAGATTTTTTGAAGTCTTTGATCAAAAAAATCCTTTCGAGCTACGAGATCGTGCCATTTTTGAGTTGATGTATGCTTGTGGTCTTCGGGTTTCTGAAGTGGTGAATTTGAAGCTAAAAGACATAGATTTTTGGAATAGTGAGATTTGCGTCATGGGGAAGGGAGGACAACAACGTATCGTCCCCTTAGGAGAAAAAACCCATCAAACTTTGAAGCTCTATTTTGATGAGGCACGAAATCGAATCACCAAAAAAACATCCGAGTTTGTATTTCTGGGGAAAAAAGGAAATCGTTTGGATCGCAGGTCCGTATGGAGGTCCATAACAAAATACGCAAAAAGAGCTGGCTTGGAGAAAAAGATTTCGCCTCATACCCTTAGGCATAGCTTTGCAACCCATTTGATTCAAAATCAAGCTGATATTCGAGTAGTGCAGGAACTTCTGGGACACAAAGACATCACAGCAACCCAAATCTACACCCACATCACCAAAACATCTTTAAGAAACTTGCACAAACAATTCCATCCTCGTGGCTAA
- a CDS encoding adenylate/guanylate cyclase domain-containing protein — MKTYFNEKITNYLNEFFQKKLSFLLLNDKNEIVFFNDVFQKQFKIINKDELLGKNINHILKVVKQISEHQTDDLVIQNQLVKITNQNKNYYFDGLMIENKKEKYSIFFGNDLTEYLTFSSQDLTFYRFINEILEIDLSYTTTEKKLSIILKELESITDITEYGIYTLNVDDLSLELVAYKIFNFEFLEHYKKIPLNSQIEIFDFEDLENSNVIKKNLPTLYDVILNMGFEFIPIVYQNQFIGLFFYKSQTKRTKEFEYFLQSFISILLNIIYKKILLDSINIEFKKLSEMNDKLVRILEENLNLQNMIFRYLPRKTFQKVKNAIYQKFKIPNERNLYYFLFLDIVDFTKFSENKDPEFIISSLNSYFSHLTDIIYDNEGDIDKFMGDNIFAYFSTADDALKAALEMIHFFISHKPENFEPLKVKIALHCGEAIHGNLGNQFRTEFTLIGDAVNTTSRLQRACKPNEIIMSEEFYQHLRKKDIPLSKKYFLKVKGKSGYLPIYFIQYKFLRNYNPY, encoded by the coding sequence ATGAAAACCTACTTCAACGAAAAAATCACAAACTATTTAAACGAATTTTTTCAAAAGAAATTGTCATTTCTCTTATTAAATGACAAGAATGAAATCGTATTTTTTAATGATGTGTTTCAAAAGCAATTTAAAATCATCAATAAAGATGAACTCTTAGGAAAAAATATAAACCACATTTTAAAAGTAGTTAAACAAATCTCAGAACATCAAACTGATGATTTAGTGATTCAAAATCAATTAGTTAAAATCACTAATCAAAACAAAAACTATTACTTTGATGGATTAATGATAGAAAATAAAAAAGAAAAATACAGTATCTTTTTTGGAAATGATCTGACGGAATATTTAACATTTAGTTCCCAAGATTTAACGTTTTATCGCTTCATCAACGAAATCCTCGAGATTGACTTATCTTATACCACCACAGAAAAAAAGCTATCAATCATTCTAAAAGAATTAGAAAGTATAACGGATATTACAGAATATGGTATCTATACTCTGAATGTGGATGATCTCAGTTTAGAATTAGTAGCTTACAAAATTTTTAATTTTGAATTTTTAGAACATTACAAGAAAATTCCCTTAAACTCCCAGATTGAGATTTTCGATTTTGAAGATTTGGAAAACTCAAACGTTATAAAAAAGAATTTGCCAACGCTATATGATGTCATTTTGAATATGGGGTTTGAATTCATTCCTATTGTTTATCAAAACCAATTCATTGGATTGTTTTTCTACAAATCCCAAACCAAAAGAACAAAAGAGTTTGAATACTTTCTGCAATCCTTCATATCTATTTTATTAAACATAATTTATAAAAAAATCTTACTAGATAGCATTAACATTGAGTTTAAAAAGCTAAGTGAAATGAATGACAAATTAGTTCGTATCTTAGAAGAAAATTTAAATCTTCAAAACATGATATTTCGATATTTGCCAAGAAAAACATTCCAAAAAGTAAAAAATGCTATTTATCAAAAGTTCAAAATACCAAATGAAAGAAACTTATATTACTTTTTGTTTTTAGACATAGTAGATTTTACTAAGTTTAGTGAAAATAAAGATCCAGAATTTATCATCAGTAGTTTGAATTCTTATTTTTCTCATTTGACAGATATTATCTATGATAATGAGGGCGACATTGATAAATTCATGGGGGATAATATCTTTGCTTACTTTAGCACTGCTGATGACGCGTTGAAGGCGGCATTAGAAATGATTCATTTTTTTATTTCCCATAAGCCCGAGAACTTTGAACCTCTAAAAGTAAAGATTGCTCTACATTGTGGAGAAGCCATTCATGGAAATTTAGGAAACCAATTCCGTACAGAATTTACTTTGATTGGGGATGCAGTAAACACTACAAGTCGATTACAAAGGGCTTGTAAACCCAATGAAATCATAATGAGTGAAGAATTCTATCAACACCTAAGAAAAAAAGATATTCCTTTGTCGAAAAAATATTTCTTAAAAGTGAAGGGGAAATCTGGCTATCTTCCAATTTATTTTATCCAATACAAGTTTTTGAGAAATTATAATCCTTATTAA
- a CDS encoding LIC_13355 family lipoprotein translates to MNAFKNKRIFLIISLSVLWVFPYCKESKNESQDVLALLSFLQSNPSSPEPQGPQNPQNPTVEPPCPSQWRFQNVYLANKITEAPGSTGEGFKDSRKAINGICGCGKLCGSLDVYSLQSSATTDYCEPNEKCVVLEWEGKKVKNTQGIDFVVFENGFCYNSESNCGVSHFMEPMFVEVSVDGNAWCGWNPQYIGDNTQASLTNPNNWLRFAGVEPVVFHQEKWQLSEQDIFDKTKAGGDGFDLLDPNFGNSGENCTTTLKSQIQSDGFVYLRLTFVGSRGFSVHNSFDGTADVDGVVAREVGTR, encoded by the coding sequence ATGAATGCTTTCAAAAACAAAAGAATATTTTTGATTATATCACTGTCCGTGCTTTGGGTGTTTCCTTATTGTAAAGAAAGTAAAAATGAAAGCCAGGATGTGTTAGCTTTGCTTAGTTTCTTACAATCAAATCCTTCGAGCCCTGAGCCTCAAGGTCCACAGAATCCCCAAAATCCAACGGTTGAGCCTCCTTGTCCCAGCCAATGGCGATTTCAAAATGTGTATTTAGCAAATAAAATCACAGAAGCTCCAGGATCCACAGGAGAAGGCTTCAAAGATTCACGAAAAGCGATTAACGGAATTTGTGGTTGTGGGAAGTTATGTGGTTCTTTGGATGTTTATAGTTTACAATCGAGTGCTACGACAGATTATTGCGAGCCCAACGAGAAGTGTGTGGTTCTCGAGTGGGAAGGAAAAAAAGTCAAAAACACTCAAGGCATTGACTTTGTAGTTTTCGAAAATGGATTTTGCTACAATAGTGAATCCAATTGTGGAGTTTCCCACTTCATGGAACCCATGTTTGTGGAAGTGAGTGTAGATGGAAATGCTTGGTGTGGTTGGAATCCTCAATACATTGGTGATAATACTCAAGCAAGTTTAACCAATCCAAACAATTGGCTTCGATTTGCTGGAGTCGAACCAGTAGTCTTTCATCAAGAAAAATGGCAACTATCTGAACAAGATATCTTCGACAAAACAAAAGCAGGAGGTGATGGCTTCGATTTATTGGATCCAAACTTTGGAAACTCTGGAGAAAATTGCACGACTACATTGAAAAGCCAGATCCAGTCAGATGGCTTTGTCTATTTACGTTTGACTTTTGTTGGAAGTCGTGGATTTAGTGTTCATAATTCATTTGATGGAACTGCTGATGTGGATGGGGTCGTGGCAAGAGAGGTAGGAACTCGCTAA
- a CDS encoding TolC family protein, producing the protein MKFFHSFSFLIFFLFFFHLISCKSINQKLETNANEKEKGNTNEITTLHSDEKKESKDFPQKEIETIIAKLKDKKDQKLSLNEVVQIVVYNSNPVKLQKLEIIKSDTDLKKDEGKYAPVLDFKFQSYERIDKQLPQSLFQGTKINQDVYTLGIQKLFESGTFLRLEGSDTRFDSNAGEGPVALTNPFFQQLRQPPLHTAAIKVIFQQDLLKNAFGYSQKRLKEIAKKKSLVQREQLEFQLAGLIVKTIVDYWSLAIAEIELKTAQGLLNNVNTIRNITYQKLNFGLAEPFEVNQWEALYNQAEIAVNTAKLERDTKRKELLRTLNLDPNIEITGSTELIKELPKDVDVQKDINYALQNRRDYRILLHSYEIARLSKELADNNLLPTVRIGGQYAIRDFGRYSSTAWDQVYLGKYPEKAIEFSVQYPLWDEAAKVDLRNAEITLKQLEIQKKELERQIQDEVELGFKQIQTAFDSLKKAEQAYLKTLNFYNGLLQGYRRGRFNVTAVKNALDALLQAEKGYNQALISYNITLVRYDLTRNILFEKYNINLDEILYQYSK; encoded by the coding sequence ATGAAGTTTTTTCATAGCTTCTCTTTTCTTATTTTTTTTCTGTTTTTTTTTCATCTAATCAGTTGTAAATCTATAAATCAAAAATTAGAAACCAATGCAAACGAAAAAGAAAAAGGAAATACAAACGAAATCACTACTTTACATAGTGATGAAAAGAAAGAGTCAAAAGATTTTCCTCAAAAAGAAATTGAAACTATTATCGCAAAATTAAAAGATAAAAAAGATCAAAAGCTAAGTCTTAACGAAGTTGTGCAAATTGTTGTTTACAATAGCAATCCAGTAAAACTCCAAAAATTGGAAATCATCAAATCAGATACAGACCTCAAAAAAGATGAAGGTAAATATGCCCCTGTATTGGATTTCAAATTCCAAAGTTATGAGCGAATCGATAAGCAACTTCCTCAATCCCTCTTTCAAGGAACAAAGATCAATCAAGATGTATATACCTTGGGAATACAAAAACTCTTCGAGAGTGGGACATTTCTTCGACTTGAAGGTTCGGATACGAGGTTTGACTCAAATGCAGGGGAAGGTCCTGTGGCTCTAACCAACCCCTTCTTTCAGCAGCTAAGACAACCACCACTACATACAGCGGCAATAAAAGTGATATTTCAACAAGATCTTTTGAAAAATGCTTTTGGGTATTCTCAGAAACGTTTAAAGGAAATTGCCAAGAAAAAGAGTTTGGTTCAGCGAGAACAGTTGGAATTCCAACTTGCCGGTTTGATTGTAAAAACCATCGTTGATTACTGGTCCTTAGCAATTGCGGAAATTGAATTAAAAACAGCTCAAGGTCTTCTAAATAACGTCAATACGATTCGAAACATCACATACCAAAAATTGAATTTTGGATTAGCAGAACCCTTTGAGGTCAATCAATGGGAAGCTCTTTACAACCAAGCAGAAATTGCCGTCAACACTGCTAAATTAGAAAGAGACACAAAAAGAAAAGAACTACTCAGAACCCTAAATTTGGATCCCAACATCGAAATTACGGGTTCAACCGAACTCATCAAGGAACTACCCAAAGACGTGGATGTTCAAAAGGACATCAATTATGCTCTACAAAATCGAAGGGACTATCGAATTCTTCTTCATTCCTATGAAATTGCAAGGTTATCCAAAGAATTAGCTGACAATAATTTACTTCCAACTGTGAGGATTGGTGGACAATATGCCATAAGGGATTTTGGAAGATACTCTAGCACAGCTTGGGATCAGGTGTATTTAGGTAAATATCCCGAAAAAGCCATTGAATTTTCGGTTCAATATCCTTTGTGGGATGAAGCAGCAAAGGTGGATTTACGAAATGCTGAAATTACTTTAAAGCAATTGGAAATCCAAAAGAAAGAATTGGAACGCCAAATTCAAGACGAAGTAGAATTGGGCTTTAAACAAATTCAGACGGCTTTTGATTCTTTGAAAAAAGCAGAACAAGCCTATCTAAAAACATTAAATTTTTACAATGGGCTTTTGCAGGGTTATCGTCGTGGTAGATTTAACGTAACAGCGGTAAAAAACGCTTTGGATGCACTCCTACAAGCTGAGAAAGGCTACAATCAAGCCCTAATTAGTTATAACATCACATTAGTTCGATATGATTTAACAAGAAACATTTTATTCGAAAAGTATAACATCAATCTTGACGAAATATTATATCAATATTCAAAATAA
- a CDS encoding high-potential iron-sulfur protein, translated as MEITRKEFLKQVGIVGSTILFGPMIISNCKPEEKQAQKGPICDDVTGLTQEEIEQRKNLQYTDFTPDPSKLCENCALYVLPEGNSPCGKCNLIKGPVSPKGWCTSWVPKA; from the coding sequence ATGGAAATTACAAGAAAAGAATTTTTAAAGCAAGTCGGTATTGTAGGTTCAACTATTTTATTCGGACCAATGATAATTTCTAATTGTAAGCCAGAAGAAAAGCAAGCCCAAAAAGGTCCAATTTGTGATGATGTAACTGGTTTAACCCAAGAAGAAATAGAACAAAGAAAAAATTTACAATATACGGATTTTACTCCTGATCCTTCTAAGTTGTGCGAAAACTGTGCCCTTTACGTATTGCCAGAAGGAAATTCTCCTTGTGGTAAATGTAATCTTATCAAAGGACCTGTGAGTCCAAAAGGTTGGTGCACTTCCTGGGTGCCAAAAGCCTAA
- a CDS encoding DUF4430 domain-containing protein, which produces MKRLTFLLFFVFVFGCKEERKPVPPYKVEIQIILPNEVKIFQKEYSVQKSVYEVLLDLQKENQLQFETKGRGETLFLESIAGVSNQGLGDDKNNWIYFVDQKLAQVGMAQMVLEDDSVVVWCFTTWKEKEKCIQSPTKIEGDPHDKVMVPNPAK; this is translated from the coding sequence ATGAAAAGGCTTACTTTTTTGTTGTTTTTTGTTTTCGTTTTTGGTTGCAAAGAGGAACGAAAACCGGTCCCACCTTATAAAGTAGAAATCCAAATCATTCTTCCAAACGAAGTAAAAATTTTTCAAAAAGAATATTCCGTTCAAAAGAGTGTGTATGAGGTCCTTTTAGATCTACAAAAAGAAAATCAGCTCCAGTTCGAGACAAAAGGCAGAGGAGAAACCCTATTTTTGGAGTCGATTGCTGGAGTTTCGAATCAAGGATTAGGAGATGATAAAAATAACTGGATCTACTTTGTGGATCAAAAGCTTGCTCAAGTGGGGATGGCTCAGATGGTTTTAGAGGACGACAGTGTTGTTGTATGGTGCTTTACGACTTGGAAAGAAAAAGAAAAATGTATCCAAAGCCCAACAAAAATCGAAGGAGATCCTCATGATAAAGTCATGGTTCCAAATCCTGCAAAATAA
- a CDS encoding NAD(P)H-dependent oxidoreductase — MKERLNIAILSGSSRKGSNTIKVAKALKHLLQQNEIVDQIYLIDMVDSDIPLVGRGEINKEFLTPFQRQLVYSFENSELILLCLPEYNWITNPEVINLFHQLGTKEFFSCFHLKVFATIGVSSGRGGRRPCIELHTLLNKIISFMGAISVVSPLILESHETDKEFDEEGNFLNRQNRGIYYEKFINFTDYTLKLSSKWHFGRNP; from the coding sequence ATGAAAGAAAGACTCAATATAGCAATTCTTTCGGGTTCCTCTCGAAAAGGAAGCAATACCATAAAAGTTGCTAAGGCTTTAAAACATTTACTTCAACAAAACGAGATTGTAGATCAAATTTATTTAATTGACATGGTGGATTCTGATATCCCACTTGTTGGGAGGGGAGAGATTAATAAAGAATTTTTAACGCCTTTTCAAAGACAATTGGTATATTCTTTTGAAAATTCAGAACTTATTCTTTTGTGTCTTCCCGAATACAATTGGATAACCAATCCGGAGGTGATCAATCTCTTTCATCAATTAGGAACAAAAGAGTTTTTTTCTTGCTTTCATTTGAAAGTTTTTGCAACCATTGGAGTTTCTTCGGGTAGAGGGGGGAGACGCCCCTGTATTGAACTCCATACATTATTGAATAAAATCATTAGCTTTATGGGTGCGATTTCGGTTGTTTCCCCATTAATTTTAGAATCTCATGAAACAGATAAAGAGTTTGATGAAGAAGGTAATTTTCTGAATAGACAAAATAGAGGAATTTATTATGAAAAATTTATAAACTTTACTGACTATACCTTGAAGTTATCGTCGAAGTGGCATTTCGGTAGAAATCCGTAG
- a CDS encoding 16S rRNA (uracil(1498)-N(3))-methyltransferase encodes MILYRREIRSPWIQLEPKEKSHLRSLRLKEGDTLWVSDGNSHAYKGILRNDGLVEVDLQTPFEESKEQNVAIFSALPSGNRLDKMLDMATQLGMSQFFPVIYQRSERKDWNKERMERIVMQAGSQSQRWSLPKLHPIIPFSELERYTSSFHYVFYLDVNPHANLTLTDLLNYVQNISLEEMALIVGPEGGFSEKEKQYLEKHFLGFRLAPNVLRIETAVLSALSVFFVLRELIKK; translated from the coding sequence GTGATTCTTTATCGAAGAGAAATTCGAAGCCCTTGGATTCAGTTAGAACCAAAAGAAAAGTCGCATCTTCGTTCTTTGAGGCTGAAAGAAGGTGATACCCTTTGGGTTTCCGATGGAAATTCTCATGCATACAAGGGAATTCTTCGAAATGATGGATTGGTTGAGGTAGATCTTCAAACACCTTTTGAAGAATCAAAAGAACAAAATGTAGCGATTTTTTCAGCTCTGCCCTCAGGGAATCGATTAGACAAAATGTTGGATATGGCAACGCAGCTGGGGATGTCTCAGTTTTTCCCTGTCATTTATCAAAGGTCAGAACGAAAAGACTGGAACAAAGAAAGAATGGAAAGAATCGTCATGCAAGCAGGATCACAATCTCAACGCTGGAGTTTACCTAAGCTTCATCCCATCATTCCGTTTTCTGAGTTGGAAAGATATACCTCCTCATTTCATTATGTTTTTTACTTAGATGTAAACCCTCATGCAAACCTGACTTTGACGGACTTATTAAACTACGTTCAAAATATTTCATTAGAGGAGATGGCATTGATTGTTGGACCTGAGGGTGGATTTTCTGAAAAAGAAAAGCAATACTTAGAAAAGCATTTTCTTGGCTTTCGATTAGCACCCAATGTTCTTAGAATCGAAACAGCAGTTTTATCTGCCCTTTCTGTATTTTTTGTTTTGAGGGAATTGATAAAAAAATAA
- a CDS encoding LamG domain-containing protein — MRVLSFVLIVLGLQALYGNVLSFREDTIDVIQEFKKIPKEERKDFLIEQTIELQPVDFRKDAILYLDCNQETKPKEHSGKYPFIKADVFLTKTQKETKIKNVCYFKNRNQTIELQTDPKFWPHQNTEAFTISFWFFPLLEFPYQTIFEWVSFANEGIKGFWIYHHNGEILLKIQSVLKKEVPFSFQKVITPKLSLRKWNHILISFSTEKNQILVFFNAKLQQLIELPKNAVWDFSSLDYPPIVIGKNLIGYLDDFLILKGFFTTPITYYDYQPLEWDLLSGRIQNPVSFLTSPWIQLRHNTSQVQFFVQYEKPQGTILKVEYRFSETPSENSNWTSFSLEKDKKTFSFRELRPYLQFRIFMRQDSKGTTTPKITEFKIITTTIESLPKVSSVKIIPELTNEHQVCIEWQKIPEEIIEEFGGYNLHIGTKKEHSEISISEVYRNGRWIPIKKQTLDFPLTKDEEELLKIRPTFIKQHMKNHIRIILTKDELYHYYEKKAREKNTLPLRYPIVFETDVVYYLRVSSYVYKPEIHSKLSQEVVFEF, encoded by the coding sequence GTGAGGGTTTTAAGTTTTGTATTGATTGTTTTGGGTCTTCAAGCTCTTTATGGGAATGTTTTATCTTTCCGAGAAGACACTATTGATGTAATTCAAGAATTCAAAAAAATCCCTAAAGAAGAAAGAAAAGATTTCTTGATTGAACAGACCATCGAACTTCAACCTGTTGATTTTCGCAAAGACGCTATTCTTTATCTTGACTGCAATCAAGAAACAAAACCCAAAGAACATTCAGGGAAATACCCTTTTATTAAAGCTGATGTTTTTTTGACAAAAACCCAAAAAGAAACTAAGATCAAAAATGTTTGCTATTTTAAAAATCGCAATCAAACCATAGAGCTTCAAACTGATCCGAAGTTTTGGCCCCATCAAAACACAGAAGCATTTACAATTTCTTTTTGGTTTTTTCCTTTGCTTGAATTCCCCTACCAAACCATTTTTGAGTGGGTTTCTTTCGCAAATGAAGGAATCAAAGGATTTTGGATTTATCATCACAATGGAGAAATCCTTTTGAAAATCCAATCGGTTCTAAAAAAAGAAGTTCCTTTCAGTTTTCAAAAAGTGATTACCCCAAAACTTTCTCTTAGAAAATGGAATCACATTTTAATTAGCTTTAGCACTGAGAAGAATCAAATCTTGGTTTTTTTTAATGCAAAACTCCAACAACTCATTGAACTTCCCAAAAACGCAGTTTGGGATTTTTCTTCTCTCGACTACCCACCCATTGTGATTGGAAAGAATTTGATTGGTTATCTCGATGATTTTCTGATTTTAAAAGGTTTTTTTACTACACCTATAACTTATTATGATTATCAACCTTTGGAGTGGGACCTTTTGTCTGGTAGGATTCAAAATCCTGTTTCTTTTTTAACTTCTCCTTGGATTCAACTAAGACATAATACATCTCAAGTTCAATTTTTCGTTCAATATGAAAAACCACAGGGAACCATCTTGAAAGTAGAATATCGTTTTTCTGAGACTCCTTCGGAAAATTCAAACTGGACTTCTTTTTCTTTAGAAAAAGATAAAAAAACCTTTTCCTTTCGGGAATTACGACCCTACTTACAATTCCGCATCTTCATGAGGCAGGACTCAAAAGGAACAACGACACCGAAAATCACTGAATTCAAAATCATAACCACAACCATCGAAAGTCTTCCTAAAGTATCAAGCGTAAAAATCATCCCTGAGCTGACAAACGAACATCAAGTCTGTATCGAGTGGCAAAAAATCCCCGAAGAAATCATAGAAGAATTTGGTGGCTATAACCTCCATATTGGAACTAAAAAAGAACACTCGGAGATCTCGATAAGTGAAGTTTATCGAAATGGCAGATGGATACCCATAAAAAAGCAAACTTTAGATTTTCCTTTAACAAAAGACGAAGAAGAACTCCTCAAAATTCGTCCCACCTTCATAAAACAACACATGAAAAATCACATCCGCATAATCCTCACGAAAGACGAACTCTATCACTACTACGAAAAAAAAGCAAGAGAAAAAAACACGCTCCCCCTAAGGTATCCTATTGTGTTTGAAACTGATGTGGTTTATTATCTTCGAGTATCAAGTTATGTTTACAAACCAGAAATTCATAGCAAACTATCACAAGAAGTAGTATTCGAGTTCTGA